In Natronococcus occultus SP4, the following proteins share a genomic window:
- a CDS encoding AAA family ATPase, with protein sequence MARPTLIVYCGLPGVGKSVASAYTAEQLGAERYRSDRVRKRLFPDPDYTSEETDATYTELLGLAREDLSAGTDVVLDATFQSKPYRDRAGEIADAVGADCTFVHVDCDLSVVKDRIESRTDSVSDARFEQYLQLRETFDPLDCDHLTIDNSGSLEDTYTQIDRALLAPVATQ encoded by the coding sequence GTGGCCCGCCCAACGCTGATCGTCTACTGTGGCTTGCCCGGTGTCGGCAAATCGGTCGCCTCCGCCTACACTGCCGAACAGCTCGGGGCCGAGCGCTACCGAAGCGACCGGGTCCGCAAACGGCTCTTCCCCGACCCCGACTACACGAGCGAGGAGACCGACGCGACCTACACCGAGCTGCTCGGGCTCGCTCGCGAGGACCTCTCGGCTGGTACCGACGTCGTCCTCGACGCGACGTTCCAGTCGAAACCGTACCGCGATCGGGCCGGCGAGATCGCAGACGCCGTCGGCGCCGACTGCACGTTCGTCCACGTCGACTGTGACCTCTCGGTCGTCAAGGACCGCATCGAAAGTCGAACTGATTCCGTCAGCGACGCCCGGTTCGAACAGTACCTTCAGCTGCGTGAGACGTTCGACCCCCTCGACTGCGACCACCTTACGATCGACAACTCGGGCTCGCTCGAGGATACCTACACACAGATCGACCGTGCGCTGCTCGCACCGGTCGCCACACAGTAG
- a CDS encoding HD domain-containing protein, whose product MTTIKDSVHDYIELHPTAEALLDTEPMQRLRYVRQLSTVQLVYPAANHTRFEHSLGVYHLASRAVDQLDLEDALADRLRAAALVHDVGHGPFGHQTERAIERHLGRHHDEIGWLLAETELGTVLEEQGIDLDAVAATVDGRGPLGELVSGPLDVDRMDYLVRDAHHTGVPYGTIDHARLIRAFRLVDGELVIADDSVASAESALIARTLMNATVYRHHVSRIAGAMLDRASERVLADGVADPDAFARLTDEELLGVLADYEPTAEFASRLRNRRLYKRAAWARREDVPETFVDLSYDRTRALEREIADVAGADPSAVILDSPGTSSSPESRARILVDGEPQRLGDRSPLVAGLDACAREIWRLGVYAPPDVLESVREATVDVLELAGDPAP is encoded by the coding sequence GTGACGACGATCAAGGACAGCGTTCACGACTACATCGAACTCCATCCGACAGCGGAGGCGCTGCTCGATACCGAGCCGATGCAACGGCTCCGGTACGTCCGGCAGCTGAGCACCGTCCAGCTCGTCTATCCTGCCGCGAACCACACCCGCTTCGAGCACAGCCTCGGCGTCTATCATCTCGCCTCGCGGGCCGTCGACCAGCTCGACCTCGAAGACGCCCTCGCCGACCGCCTGCGGGCCGCCGCGCTGGTCCACGACGTCGGCCACGGCCCGTTCGGTCACCAGACCGAGCGCGCGATCGAACGCCACCTCGGGCGCCACCACGACGAGATCGGGTGGCTCCTCGCGGAGACGGAACTCGGGACGGTCCTCGAGGAACAGGGGATCGATCTCGACGCCGTCGCGGCGACCGTCGACGGTCGCGGGCCGCTGGGCGAGCTCGTCTCGGGCCCGCTCGACGTCGATCGGATGGACTACCTCGTCCGGGACGCCCACCACACCGGCGTCCCCTACGGAACGATCGACCACGCGCGGCTAATCCGGGCGTTCCGGCTCGTCGACGGCGAGCTGGTCATCGCCGACGACAGCGTCGCCAGCGCCGAAAGCGCCCTGATCGCCCGAACGCTGATGAACGCGACCGTCTACCGCCACCACGTCTCCCGGATCGCCGGCGCGATGCTCGATCGCGCCAGCGAGCGCGTCCTCGCCGACGGGGTCGCCGATCCCGACGCGTTCGCCCGCCTGACCGACGAGGAGCTGCTAGGCGTCCTCGCCGACTACGAGCCGACCGCCGAGTTCGCGAGCCGTCTGCGTAACCGACGGCTCTACAAGCGCGCGGCCTGGGCCAGACGCGAGGACGTCCCCGAGACGTTCGTCGATCTTTCGTACGACCGCACCCGCGCCCTCGAGCGTGAGATCGCGGACGTCGCCGGCGCCGATCCGTCGGCCGTGATCCTCGACAGTCCCGGCACGTCCTCGTCGCCGGAGTCCCGAGCTCGGATTCTCGTCGACGGCGAACCCCAGCGGCTCGGCGACCGCTCGCCGTTGGTCGCCGGTCTCGACGCCTGCGCGCGCGAGATCTGGCGGCTCGGTGTCTACGCCCCGCCGGACGTCCTCGAGTCGGTTCGCGAGGCGACCGTCGACGTCCTCGAGCTCGCGGGCGATCCGGCCCCGTAG
- a CDS encoding MazG nucleotide pyrophosphohydrolase domain-containing protein, translating into MEDRQREVAAFVAEHDLETPPAYRLLDLVSEVGELAKDANESTEYGDDPDELEISADELGDVLFATLAVADALEIDADTALDEALAKYDRRLSMDGSPGSGE; encoded by the coding sequence ATGGAGGATCGACAACGAGAGGTCGCGGCGTTCGTCGCCGAACACGACCTCGAGACGCCGCCCGCGTACCGACTGCTCGATCTCGTCTCAGAGGTCGGCGAACTCGCGAAAGACGCCAACGAGTCGACGGAGTACGGTGACGACCCCGACGAGCTCGAGATCAGCGCCGACGAGCTCGGGGACGTGCTCTTCGCGACGCTTGCGGTCGCCGACGCCCTCGAAATCGACGCCGACACGGCCCTCGACGAGGCACTCGCGAAGTACGACCGCCGGCTCTCGATGGACGGATCACCGGGCTCCGGCGAGTAG
- the thsA gene encoding thermosome subunit alpha produces MGNQPLIVLSEDSQRTSGKDAQSMNVQAGKAVAESVRTTLGPKGMDKMLVDSSGNVIVTNDGVTLLSEMEIDHPAADMIVEVAETQEDEVGDGTTSAVVVAGELLSQAEDLLDQDIHATTLAQGYRQAAEEATEALEEIAVDVDEDDDEILHQIAATAMTGKGAESARDLLAGLVVDAVQSVADDDEIDTDNIKVEKVVGGSIENSELVEGVIVDKERVSENMPYFAEDANVAIVDGDLEIQETEIDAEVNVTDPDQLEQFLEQEEQQLQEMAQKVADAGADVVFVDGGIDDMAQHYLAQEGIIAVRRVKSSDQSQLARATGASPVTSVDDLTEDDLGFAGSVAQKEIAGDQRIFVEDVDDAKAVTLILRGGTEHVIDEVDRAIEDSLGVVRTTLEDGKVLAGGGAPEVELSLALRDYADSVGGREQLAVEAFADALEVIPRTLAENAGLDPIDSLVELRADHDGGNEAAGLDAFTGDTIDMGEEGVYEPLRVKTQAIESATEAAVMLLRIDDVIAAGDLAVADDDDDEEMPPGGGMGGGMGGMGGGMGGMM; encoded by the coding sequence ATGGGCAACCAGCCCCTTATCGTTCTCTCGGAGGACAGCCAGCGAACGTCCGGTAAGGACGCTCAGTCGATGAACGTCCAGGCCGGCAAGGCGGTCGCCGAGTCGGTACGGACCACACTCGGTCCCAAGGGGATGGACAAGATGCTCGTCGACTCCTCGGGCAACGTCATCGTCACCAACGACGGCGTGACGCTGCTCTCGGAGATGGAGATCGACCACCCCGCAGCGGACATGATCGTCGAAGTCGCCGAGACCCAGGAGGACGAGGTTGGCGACGGTACCACGAGCGCCGTCGTCGTCGCCGGTGAACTCCTCAGTCAGGCCGAGGACCTCCTCGACCAGGACATCCACGCGACCACCCTCGCCCAGGGGTACCGCCAGGCCGCCGAGGAGGCCACGGAGGCCCTCGAGGAGATCGCCGTCGACGTCGACGAGGACGACGACGAGATCCTCCACCAGATCGCCGCGACGGCGATGACCGGCAAGGGCGCCGAGAGCGCCCGCGACCTGCTCGCCGGACTCGTCGTCGACGCCGTCCAGTCGGTCGCCGACGACGACGAGATCGACACGGACAACATCAAAGTCGAGAAGGTCGTCGGCGGCTCGATCGAGAACTCCGAGCTCGTCGAGGGCGTCATCGTCGACAAGGAACGGGTCTCCGAGAACATGCCGTACTTCGCCGAGGACGCCAACGTCGCGATCGTCGACGGCGACCTCGAGATTCAGGAGACCGAGATCGACGCCGAGGTCAACGTCACCGATCCCGACCAGCTCGAGCAGTTCCTCGAGCAGGAAGAACAGCAGCTCCAGGAGATGGCCCAGAAGGTCGCCGACGCTGGCGCCGACGTCGTCTTCGTCGACGGCGGCATCGACGACATGGCCCAGCACTACCTCGCACAGGAGGGCATCATCGCCGTTCGTCGCGTCAAGTCCAGCGACCAGAGCCAGCTGGCCCGCGCGACCGGCGCCTCCCCCGTCACCAGCGTCGACGACCTGACCGAGGACGACCTCGGCTTCGCCGGCAGCGTCGCCCAGAAGGAGATCGCCGGCGACCAGCGCATCTTCGTCGAGGACGTCGACGACGCCAAGGCCGTCACCCTCATCCTGCGCGGTGGCACCGAGCACGTCATCGACGAGGTCGACCGTGCCATCGAGGACTCGCTGGGCGTGGTCCGGACGACCCTCGAAGACGGCAAAGTCCTCGCGGGCGGCGGCGCCCCCGAGGTCGAGCTCTCGCTTGCCCTGCGGGATTACGCCGACTCCGTCGGCGGGCGCGAGCAGCTGGCCGTCGAGGCGTTCGCGGACGCCCTCGAGGTCATCCCGCGCACGCTCGCGGAGAACGCCGGTCTCGACCCCATCGACTCGCTGGTCGAGCTGCGCGCCGACCACGACGGCGGCAACGAGGCTGCCGGACTGGACGCCTTCACGGGCGACACGATCGACATGGGCGAGGAAGGCGTCTACGAGCCGCTGCGAGTGAAGACCCAGGCGATCGAGTCCGCCACCGAGGCTGCCGTCATGCTGCTGCGCATCGACGACGTCATCGCCGCGGGCGACCTCGCGGTCGCCGACGACGATGATGACGAGGAGATGCCGCCAGGCGGCGGTATGGGCGGCGGCATGGGCGGCATGGGTGGCGGTATGGGCGGCATGATGTAA
- a CDS encoding alanine dehydrogenase, producing MQTLLLDSDDVDEHARMADVIGAVEDAFGAYERGDAQMPAKSYIDLPKYNGDFRSMPAYLDAGEWDAAGVKWVNVHPDNPEDHDLPTVLGTMIYSDPETASPLAIMDGTALTMKRTGAAAAVATDYLAVEDATSMGLIGAGVQSYTQLDAISAIRPIEEVVVSDLDDDRVQRFIDAYDDEFDVRTGSISEAGHCDVLSTVTPVRDPVVGLEDVGDHTHINAIGADAEGKHELSDELLLESTVVIDDHKQCTHSGEVNVPYNEGTLTDDDIYGEIGELVVGEKAAREDDTGVTVFDSTGLAIQDVAAARVVYEDAREHEAGFDFGLIHTDR from the coding sequence ATGCAGACGCTTCTCCTGGACAGCGACGACGTCGACGAGCACGCGCGGATGGCGGACGTCATCGGTGCGGTCGAGGACGCCTTCGGCGCCTACGAGCGCGGCGACGCCCAGATGCCGGCCAAATCCTACATCGACCTCCCCAAGTACAACGGCGACTTCCGATCGATGCCCGCCTATCTGGACGCGGGCGAGTGGGACGCGGCGGGCGTCAAGTGGGTCAACGTCCACCCCGACAACCCCGAGGACCACGATCTGCCGACCGTGCTGGGGACGATGATCTACTCCGACCCCGAGACCGCTTCGCCGCTGGCGATCATGGACGGAACCGCGCTGACGATGAAACGAACGGGGGCGGCGGCGGCCGTCGCCACCGACTACCTCGCCGTCGAAGACGCCACGTCGATGGGACTCATCGGGGCGGGCGTCCAGTCTTACACCCAGCTCGACGCGATCAGCGCGATCCGTCCGATCGAGGAGGTCGTCGTCAGCGACCTCGACGACGACCGCGTCCAGCGGTTCATCGACGCCTACGACGACGAGTTCGACGTCCGCACGGGCTCGATCTCCGAGGCGGGACACTGCGACGTCCTCTCGACGGTGACGCCGGTCCGAGATCCCGTCGTCGGCCTCGAGGACGTCGGTGACCACACCCACATTAACGCTATCGGCGCCGACGCCGAGGGGAAACACGAGCTGTCCGACGAGCTGCTGCTCGAATCGACCGTCGTTATCGACGATCACAAACAGTGTACCCACTCCGGCGAGGTCAACGTCCCCTACAACGAGGGGACGCTTACGGACGACGATATCTACGGCGAGATCGGCGAACTCGTCGTCGGCGAGAAGGCGGCCCGCGAGGACGACACCGGCGTCACGGTCTTCGACTCCACCGGGCTCGCGATCCAGGACGTCGCGGCGGCCCGCGTCGTCTACGAGGACGCCCGCGAGCACGAGGCCGGTTTCGACTTCGGACTGATTCACACCGACCGGTAG
- a CDS encoding sugar porter family MFS transporter, which yields MATKDATPEGTGRNSFVYVVAALAALNGLLFGFDTGVIAGAMLYIQNSFDLTALFGYPMSASFVEGLIVSGAMGGAIVGAAFGGRLADRLGRRRLILVGAVIFFVGSLVMAIAPNVEVLIFGRLINGVGIGFASVVGPLYISELAPPKIRGSLVSLNQLTITSGILVAYLVNYAFSGGGDWRWMLGLGMVPAVVLFAGMLFMPESPRWLYEQGRVEDARDVLSRTRTEGRVAAELREIKETVKTESGTVGDLFKPWVRPMLVVGVGLAAFQQVTGINVVMYYAPVILESTGFQDTASILATVGIGVVNVVMTVVAVLLIDRTGRRPLLLTGLVGMTVMLGLLGLAFFLPGLSGIVGWLATIGLMLYVAFFAIGLGPVFWLLISEIYPTQIRGTAMGAATVVNWAANLLVSLTFLGLVDAVGQASTFWLFGACCLAALVFCYKLVPETKGRTLEEIEADLREKTLVGPDDRPDAVGSDD from the coding sequence ATGGCAACGAAAGACGCGACTCCAGAGGGGACCGGACGAAACTCCTTCGTCTACGTCGTCGCCGCGCTGGCGGCGCTCAACGGACTGTTGTTCGGCTTCGACACCGGCGTCATCGCCGGCGCGATGCTGTACATCCAGAACAGCTTCGATCTGACCGCGCTGTTTGGTTACCCGATGAGTGCCTCGTTCGTCGAGGGGCTCATCGTCAGCGGAGCGATGGGTGGTGCGATCGTCGGGGCGGCGTTCGGAGGCCGTCTCGCGGACCGACTCGGCCGACGGCGACTCATCCTCGTCGGTGCCGTAATCTTCTTCGTCGGCTCGCTCGTCATGGCGATCGCGCCGAACGTCGAGGTGTTGATCTTCGGTCGACTGATCAACGGCGTCGGGATCGGCTTCGCCTCCGTCGTCGGACCGCTGTACATCTCCGAGCTCGCGCCGCCGAAGATCCGCGGGTCGCTGGTCTCGCTCAATCAGCTGACGATCACGAGCGGGATCCTCGTCGCCTACCTCGTGAACTACGCGTTCTCCGGGGGCGGCGACTGGCGCTGGATGCTCGGTCTCGGGATGGTTCCTGCGGTCGTACTGTTCGCCGGGATGTTGTTCATGCCCGAGAGTCCCCGCTGGCTATACGAACAGGGGCGGGTCGAGGACGCCCGCGACGTGCTCTCTCGTACTCGCACGGAGGGCCGCGTCGCCGCGGAGCTCCGCGAGATCAAGGAGACGGTCAAAACTGAGTCCGGCACCGTCGGCGACCTGTTCAAACCGTGGGTCAGGCCGATGCTCGTCGTCGGCGTCGGACTGGCCGCCTTCCAGCAGGTAACCGGGATCAACGTCGTCATGTACTACGCGCCGGTGATCCTCGAGTCCACCGGGTTCCAGGACACGGCCTCGATTCTGGCGACGGTCGGGATCGGCGTCGTCAACGTCGTGATGACCGTCGTCGCAGTGCTCCTGATCGATCGAACCGGTCGGCGCCCGCTGTTGCTCACGGGGCTCGTCGGGATGACCGTCATGCTCGGCCTGCTCGGGCTCGCTTTCTTCCTGCCCGGGCTCTCGGGGATCGTCGGCTGGCTCGCGACGATCGGTCTAATGCTGTACGTCGCCTTCTTCGCGATCGGGCTCGGCCCGGTCTTCTGGCTGTTGATCTCCGAGATCTACCCCACACAGATTCGGGGTACCGCGATGGGCGCCGCGACGGTCGTTAACTGGGCGGCGAACCTGCTGGTCTCGCTTACCTTCCTCGGGCTGGTCGACGCCGTCGGCCAGGCCAGCACGTTCTGGCTCTTCGGCGCCTGCTGTCTGGCCGCGCTGGTCTTTTGCTACAAGCTCGTTCCGGAGACGAAGGGGCGGACGCTCGAGGAAATCGAGGCCGATCTGCGCGAGAAGACCCTCGTCGGACCGGACGATCGCCCCGACGCCGTCGGGAGCGACGACTGA
- a CDS encoding YqjF family protein — translation MRNDGRTQSDPARWPVADEASPKAPYVGAMTWRKGLFVHWPIDPEALRPHVPDQLTLETRDGQAWLSVLPFVLADAGVRGTPAFTRVSITELNVRTYVEHRGDPALYFFSVDVDNPVVGESIGRATRLPVYTARMSLKDDGDWIEFSSERRRSETGNPARFAASYRPDGDVSPPETGSLAYWLTERRRFYAPSGRGVMGAEIAHDPWPLQPAEATIQANTMFAANGLPSPTADPVVHYCDRLPIWGSIPRWLPDTNIAEAHD, via the coding sequence ATGAGAAACGACGGCAGAACGCAGTCGGATCCCGCCCGGTGGCCGGTCGCCGACGAAGCGAGCCCGAAGGCGCCGTACGTCGGCGCGATGACCTGGCGGAAGGGGCTATTCGTCCACTGGCCGATCGACCCCGAGGCGCTCCGCCCCCACGTTCCCGATCAGCTCACCCTCGAGACTCGGGACGGGCAGGCCTGGCTGAGCGTGTTACCGTTCGTCCTCGCGGACGCCGGAGTGCGAGGGACGCCCGCGTTTACGAGGGTTAGCATTACCGAGCTCAACGTCCGGACGTACGTCGAACACCGCGGTGACCCTGCCCTCTACTTCTTCAGCGTCGACGTCGACAACCCAGTGGTCGGCGAATCGATCGGTCGGGCGACCCGGCTCCCGGTCTACACTGCCCGGATGTCCCTCAAGGACGACGGCGACTGGATCGAGTTCTCGAGCGAGCGGCGGCGGTCAGAGACGGGCAATCCGGCCCGGTTCGCGGCGTCGTACCGTCCGGACGGTGACGTCTCCCCGCCCGAAACGGGTTCGCTGGCCTACTGGCTCACCGAGCGACGGCGGTTCTACGCACCCTCCGGACGGGGCGTGATGGGCGCCGAGATCGCTCACGACCCGTGGCCGCTTCAGCCGGCCGAGGCCACGATTCAGGCGAATACGATGTTCGCTGCCAACGGGTTGCCGTCACCGACGGCCGACCCCGTCGTCCACTACTGCGATCGGCTCCCGATCTGGGGGTCGATCCCTCGCTGGCTTCCTGACACAAATATAGCGGAAGCCCACGACTGA
- the leuS gene encoding leucine--tRNA ligase has translation MSDAEYDHAAVERRWQEAWDEADVYRTPDNVEDPTYVLGMYPYPSGKLHMGHVRNYTITDAYARYRRLRGDDVLHPMGWDAFGLPAENAAKERDTNPRDWTVDCIETMRDQMESMGFGYDWEREIATCTPDYYKWNQWLFARFHEEGLVDRRDAEVNWCPHCETVLADEQVEGEAELCWRCDTPVEQRELEQWFLRITEYADELLEDIDELEGWPNSVRQMQRNWIGRQEGTELEFEVGEALHASDGRGEESEPREYGPVTAFTTRVDTIHGATFFALAPDHPISEDVAEDDEDVRHFIEKEADPEGDEPNGVETDLTATNPVTGEEIPVYVADFVLSDVGTGALMAVPGHDERDHAFATKMDEEIVPVVAPEPDDWDGETVPEAPDVSEAAFTEDGVLVNSGEYSGLSSERARERLTKGIDTAEWTTQYQLRDWGISRQRYWGTPIPVVNCEDCGPVLVPEENLPVELPEFINTTGNPLDAAEEWKETTCPDCGSDATRETDTMDTFVDSSWYFLRYVSPDLDEAPFDRERANDWMPVDQYVGGIEHAVMHLLYSRFFTKVLADHEDLEHREPFTNLLAQGMVQLEGEKMSKSKGNVVSPQRIVEEYGADTARLFMMQAAQPERDFDWSEEGVRSTYAFLTRLQRMVEDFVENDPDGDDDAIASYVESEIDATVAIATEKYDELTFNRALRQTQDLVRTLRQYADYADPHADTYERGLSTVVRLLAPVAPHIAEELHEALGYDGFAAEAEWPTAEIDREYVQKRRQLVENTREDVRDIVDVAGIENPQEIEVVIAPDWKYDALEIAVQSDADNLIGELMQEPHIREQGDAAADYGQDLQAEREALSATLDPGAEYEALEAAAWLLEREFEAPVTVRRAEEADDSVLKNAEPGRPAIEIEDGSAN, from the coding sequence ATGAGCGACGCGGAATACGACCACGCGGCGGTCGAACGACGCTGGCAGGAGGCGTGGGACGAGGCGGACGTCTACCGGACCCCCGACAACGTTGAGGATCCGACGTACGTCCTCGGGATGTACCCGTACCCGTCGGGGAAACTCCACATGGGTCACGTTCGGAACTACACGATCACGGACGCCTACGCCCGCTACCGACGGCTTCGCGGCGACGACGTCTTGCATCCGATGGGGTGGGACGCCTTCGGCCTCCCCGCCGAAAACGCCGCGAAGGAACGAGACACCAACCCCCGGGACTGGACCGTCGACTGCATCGAGACGATGCGCGACCAGATGGAGTCGATGGGGTTCGGATACGACTGGGAACGGGAGATCGCCACCTGCACCCCCGACTACTACAAGTGGAACCAGTGGCTCTTCGCCCGGTTCCACGAAGAGGGGCTCGTCGATCGGCGTGACGCCGAGGTCAACTGGTGTCCCCACTGCGAGACCGTCCTGGCCGACGAGCAGGTCGAGGGTGAGGCCGAACTCTGCTGGCGCTGCGATACCCCCGTCGAGCAGCGCGAACTCGAGCAGTGGTTCCTGCGGATTACGGAGTACGCCGACGAACTGCTCGAGGACATCGACGAGCTGGAGGGGTGGCCCAACTCGGTGCGCCAGATGCAACGCAACTGGATCGGCCGCCAGGAAGGGACCGAACTCGAGTTCGAGGTCGGCGAGGCGCTACACGCCTCGGACGGACGCGGCGAGGAAAGCGAGCCGCGGGAGTACGGGCCGGTAACGGCCTTTACGACCCGCGTCGACACTATCCACGGCGCGACGTTTTTCGCGCTCGCGCCGGACCATCCCATCAGCGAGGACGTCGCCGAGGACGACGAGGACGTCCGACACTTCATCGAGAAGGAGGCCGACCCGGAGGGCGACGAGCCAAACGGCGTCGAAACCGATCTGACGGCGACGAACCCAGTGACGGGCGAGGAGATCCCCGTCTACGTCGCCGACTTCGTCCTCTCGGACGTCGGGACGGGCGCGCTGATGGCGGTGCCGGGCCACGACGAGCGCGACCACGCCTTCGCGACGAAGATGGACGAGGAGATCGTCCCCGTCGTCGCCCCCGAACCGGACGACTGGGACGGCGAGACCGTTCCCGAGGCGCCCGACGTCAGCGAGGCGGCGTTCACCGAGGACGGCGTGCTGGTCAACTCCGGGGAGTACTCCGGGCTCTCGAGCGAGCGGGCCCGCGAGCGGCTGACCAAGGGGATCGACACCGCCGAGTGGACGACCCAGTACCAGCTGCGGGACTGGGGGATCTCCCGCCAGCGCTACTGGGGGACGCCGATCCCGGTCGTTAACTGCGAGGACTGTGGGCCCGTCCTCGTCCCCGAGGAGAACCTGCCCGTCGAGCTGCCGGAGTTCATCAACACCACCGGCAACCCCCTCGACGCCGCCGAGGAGTGGAAAGAGACGACCTGTCCCGATTGTGGCAGCGACGCGACCCGCGAGACCGACACGATGGACACGTTCGTCGACTCCTCGTGGTACTTCCTGCGGTACGTCTCGCCCGACCTCGACGAGGCTCCCTTCGATCGCGAGCGGGCAAACGACTGGATGCCCGTCGACCAGTACGTCGGCGGGATCGAACACGCCGTGATGCACCTGCTGTACTCGCGGTTCTTTACGAAGGTGCTGGCCGACCACGAGGACCTCGAGCACCGCGAGCCTTTCACGAACCTGCTTGCCCAGGGGATGGTCCAGCTGGAGGGCGAGAAGATGTCTAAGTCGAAGGGCAACGTCGTCTCGCCTCAGCGGATCGTCGAGGAGTACGGCGCCGACACGGCCCGTCTCTTCATGATGCAGGCCGCCCAGCCCGAGCGGGACTTCGACTGGAGCGAGGAGGGCGTGCGCTCGACGTATGCCTTCCTGACGCGCCTGCAGCGGATGGTCGAGGACTTCGTCGAGAACGATCCCGACGGCGACGACGACGCGATCGCGAGCTACGTCGAGAGCGAGATCGACGCGACGGTCGCCATCGCGACCGAGAAGTACGACGAGCTGACGTTCAACCGGGCGCTGCGACAGACCCAGGACCTGGTGCGGACGCTCCGGCAGTACGCTGACTACGCCGACCCCCACGCCGACACCTACGAGCGAGGACTGTCGACGGTCGTCCGGCTGCTGGCGCCCGTTGCGCCCCACATCGCCGAGGAGCTGCACGAGGCGCTCGGCTACGACGGGTTCGCGGCCGAGGCCGAGTGGCCCACCGCCGAGATCGACCGCGAGTACGTCCAGAAACGACGCCAGTTAGTCGAGAACACACGCGAGGACGTCCGCGATATCGTCGACGTCGCCGGCATCGAAAACCCCCAGGAGATCGAGGTCGTCATCGCACCCGACTGGAAGTACGACGCCTTAGAGATCGCCGTCCAGAGCGACGCCGACAACCTGATCGGCGAGCTGATGCAGGAGCCACACATCCGCGAGCAGGGCGACGCCGCGGCCGACTACGGCCAGGACCTGCAGGCCGAGCGCGAGGCGCTGTCGGCGACGCTCGATCCCGGGGCCGAGTACGAGGCCCTTGAGGCGGCCGCGTGGCTGCTCGAACGCGAGTTCGAGGCGCCGGTCACCGTTCGCCGCGCCGAGGAGGCCGACGACAGCGTCCTGAAAAACGCCGAGCCCGGACGGCCGGCGATCGAGATCGAGGACGGCTCCGCGAACTGA
- a CDS encoding Hsp20/alpha crystallin family protein, producing the protein MRRNPFEEIEEMLDRVSEQVEGGMTGGGLQVPGSVPVDVADRAEEYVVTADLPGYDTDDVELTLAEGTLRLEAERTDEIEQASERYLRRERTRKSVNRRIRLPEPVEEESVSASYENGVLTVRLPKLEGGDDTKAIDIE; encoded by the coding sequence ATGCGCCGCAATCCGTTCGAGGAGATCGAGGAGATGCTCGACCGCGTCAGCGAACAGGTCGAGGGCGGGATGACAGGCGGCGGCCTCCAGGTACCGGGTTCGGTTCCGGTCGACGTCGCCGATCGGGCCGAGGAGTACGTCGTCACGGCGGATCTGCCCGGTTACGACACCGACGACGTCGAACTCACTCTCGCCGAGGGAACGCTGCGACTCGAGGCCGAACGGACCGACGAGATCGAGCAGGCATCAGAGCGGTACCTCCGTCGCGAGCGGACCCGCAAGTCAGTCAACCGTCGAATCCGACTACCCGAACCCGTCGAGGAGGAGTCGGTGTCGGCAAGCTACGAGAACGGCGTGCTGACGGTACGGTTGCCGAAACTCGAGGGCGGCGACGACACGAAGGCGATCGATATCGAATAA
- a CDS encoding peroxiredoxin — MALTAGDDAPTVTARNQDGEDVTLEFERPTVLYFYPRDETPGCTTEATQFQRELETYHEAGVDVYGVSTDDVDSHQSFCESEGLEFDLLADPDAELAKAFDVEVRNGATARTTFFIGDGEVKAAYEDVDPDGHARQVLLDALEDGRVSLPE; from the coding sequence ATGGCACTCACTGCAGGCGACGACGCGCCAACCGTCACCGCGCGCAACCAGGACGGCGAGGACGTCACCCTCGAGTTCGAGCGGCCGACGGTGCTGTACTTCTACCCGCGAGACGAGACGCCCGGCTGTACGACCGAGGCGACCCAGTTTCAGCGCGAACTCGAGACCTACCACGAGGCCGGCGTCGACGTCTACGGCGTCTCGACCGACGACGTCGACTCCCACCAGTCTTTCTGCGAGTCGGAGGGGTTGGAGTTCGACCTGCTTGCCGACCCCGACGCAGAACTGGCCAAGGCGTTCGACGTCGAGGTTCGAAACGGAGCGACGGCCCGGACGACGTTTTTCATCGGCGACGGCGAGGTCAAGGCCGCCTACGAGGACGTCGATCCCGACGGCCACGCTCGCCAGGTGTTACTCGACGCGCTCGAGGACGGTCGCGTCTCACTGCCGGAGTAA